A single region of the Nicotiana sylvestris chromosome 6, ASM39365v2, whole genome shotgun sequence genome encodes:
- the LOC104226899 gene encoding chlorophyllase-1-like isoform X1 gives MEKVLEKPLLHYDGSLSVFREGDVAVKITKVKNGSLNNDNLSPPTSLLVVSPIIPGTYPVLLFFHGFVLKPIWYKSLLQHISSHGYIVVAPQFSPVASEIQEVKKAAKVTEWVSNGALESVLPEKVQPDLLKLAVSGHSRGGKTAFSLALGYGDLSSSTPTPIKFQALLGIDPVAGSSPSSQSAPKILQYIPRNFDQTVPVAVIGAGLSNQRAHYIFPPFAPNGVNHSEFFNECKPPCYYFLAKDYGHTDILDDKIAAIASLVAKSGKGSKDLMRKAVGGIVVAFLEAKLGGKVDNLNAIVQEPSLAPITLDPVISVK, from the exons atggaaaaggTTCTTGAGAAACCGCTATTACATTATGATGGATCATTATCTGTTTTTAGAGAAGGAGATGTGGCTGTGAAAATAACAAAGGTGAAAAATGGATCattaaataatgataatctttcACCCCCAACTTCATTGTTAGTTGTTTCACCAATCATACCAGGAACTTATCCAGTTTTACTCTTTTTTCATGGCTTCGTTCTCAAGCCTATATGGTACAAGTCTCTCCTTCAACATATTTCTTCCCACGGCTATATAGTTGTTGCTCCACAG TTTTCTCCTGTGGCTTCTGAAATCCAGGAAGTGAAAAAAGCAGCCAAAGTTACAGAATGGGTAAGCAATGGCGCCCTCGAATCCGTTCTCCCGGAGAAAGTGCAGCCGGATTTACTCAAGCTCGCCGTCTCCGGCCACAGCAGAGGTGGTAAAACAGCATTTTCACTAGCTTTAGGATATGGCGACCTCTCCAGCTCAACCCCAACGCCTATCAAATTTCAAGCTCTTCTAGGAATCGATCCAGTTGCAG GTTCTTCTCCGTCCAGCCAATCTGCTCCGAAAATTCTCCAATATATTCCTCGAAATTTCGATCAGACGGTCCCTGTGGCGGTGATCGGCGCCGGCTTGTCAAATCAACGTGCGCATTATATCTTCCCACCCTTTGCACCAAACGGTGTCAACCATTCGGAGTTTTTTAACGAGTGCAAACCACCTTGCTATTATTTTCTTGCTAAGGATTATGGACATACTGATATTTTAGATGACAAAATTGCTGCAATTGCGAGTTTGGTTGCAAAGAGTGGGAAGGGATCAAAGGACCTTATGAGAAAGGCTGTTGGAGGGATTGTCGTGGCATTTCTTGAGGCTAAATTAGGAGGGAAAGTAGATAATCTAAATGCCATTGTTCAAGAACCTTCTCTTGCTCCCATCACCCTTGATCCAGTCATATCTGTCAAATAA
- the LOC104226899 gene encoding chlorophyllase-1-like isoform X2 — MEKVLEKPLLHYDGSLSVFREGDVAVKITKFSPVASEIQEVKKAAKVTEWVSNGALESVLPEKVQPDLLKLAVSGHSRGGKTAFSLALGYGDLSSSTPTPIKFQALLGIDPVAGSSPSSQSAPKILQYIPRNFDQTVPVAVIGAGLSNQRAHYIFPPFAPNGVNHSEFFNECKPPCYYFLAKDYGHTDILDDKIAAIASLVAKSGKGSKDLMRKAVGGIVVAFLEAKLGGKVDNLNAIVQEPSLAPITLDPVISVK, encoded by the exons atggaaaaggTTCTTGAGAAACCGCTATTACATTATGATGGATCATTATCTGTTTTTAGAGAAGGAGATGTGGCTGTGAAAATAACAAAG TTTTCTCCTGTGGCTTCTGAAATCCAGGAAGTGAAAAAAGCAGCCAAAGTTACAGAATGGGTAAGCAATGGCGCCCTCGAATCCGTTCTCCCGGAGAAAGTGCAGCCGGATTTACTCAAGCTCGCCGTCTCCGGCCACAGCAGAGGTGGTAAAACAGCATTTTCACTAGCTTTAGGATATGGCGACCTCTCCAGCTCAACCCCAACGCCTATCAAATTTCAAGCTCTTCTAGGAATCGATCCAGTTGCAG GTTCTTCTCCGTCCAGCCAATCTGCTCCGAAAATTCTCCAATATATTCCTCGAAATTTCGATCAGACGGTCCCTGTGGCGGTGATCGGCGCCGGCTTGTCAAATCAACGTGCGCATTATATCTTCCCACCCTTTGCACCAAACGGTGTCAACCATTCGGAGTTTTTTAACGAGTGCAAACCACCTTGCTATTATTTTCTTGCTAAGGATTATGGACATACTGATATTTTAGATGACAAAATTGCTGCAATTGCGAGTTTGGTTGCAAAGAGTGGGAAGGGATCAAAGGACCTTATGAGAAAGGCTGTTGGAGGGATTGTCGTGGCATTTCTTGAGGCTAAATTAGGAGGGAAAGTAGATAATCTAAATGCCATTGTTCAAGAACCTTCTCTTGCTCCCATCACCCTTGATCCAGTCATATCTGTCAAATAA